A portion of the Cygnus olor isolate bCygOlo1 chromosome 15, bCygOlo1.pri.v2, whole genome shotgun sequence genome contains these proteins:
- the MAP2K3 gene encoding dual specificity mitogen-activated protein kinase kinase 3 isoform X7: MAVKRIRATVNTQEQKRLLMDLDISMRTVDCFYTVTFYGALFREGDVWICMELMDTSLDKFYKKVLEKKKTIPEDILGKMAVSIVRALEHLHSKLSVIHRDVKPSNVLINKEGHVKMCDFGISGYLVDSVAKTMDAGCKPYMAPERINPELNQKGYNVKSDVWSLGITMIELAILRFPYESWGTPFQQLKQVVEEPSPQLPADRFSKEFVDFTAQCLRKNPAERMNYLELMEHPFFTLHDTKETDMASFVTEILGEDS; encoded by the exons ATGGCCGTGAAG AGGATTCGAGCGACTGTGAACACTCAGGAGCAGAAGAGGCTGTTGATGGACTTGGATATCTCCATGAGGACGGTCGACTGCTTCTACACCGTCACCTTCTACGGAGCCCTCTTCCGAGAG GGCGACGTGTGGATCTGCATGGAGCTCATGGACACCTCCCTAGATAAATTCTACAAGAAAGTActagagaagaagaaaaccatCCCTGAAgacattttggggaaaatggCCGTGTCT ATCGTACGGGCTCTGGAGCATCTGCACAGTAAACTGTCCGTAATCCATAGAG ACGTGAAACCTTCCAACGTGCTCATCAACAAGGAGGGACACGTGAAAATGTGCGACTTCGGGATCAGCGGCTACTTGGTGGACTCGGTCGCAAAGACCATGGACGCCGGCTGCAAACCGTACATGGCT CCAGAAAGAATAAATCCTGAGCTGAACCAGAAGGGCTACAACGTGAAGTCGGATGTCTGGAGTCTGGGGATCACAATG aTCGAGCTGGCCATTCTCCGCTTCCCGTACGAGTCTTGGGGCACCCCCTTCCAGCAGCTCAAGCAAGTGGTGGAGGAGCCGTCGCCCCAGCTGCCTGCCGACCGCTTCTCCAAGGAGTTTGTGGACTTCACGGCGCAGTG cttaAGGAAGAACCCCGCTGAGCGAATGAACTATTTAGAACTTATG GAACACCCCTTCTTTACCTTGCACGACACCAAAGAGACTGACATGGCCTCCTTCGTGACAGAGATCCTCGGGGAAGACTCCTAA
- the MAP2K3 gene encoding dual specificity mitogen-activated protein kinase kinase 3 isoform X3 — protein sequence MAIGEKESKQIKQNTSRDGVCVYSKGSLEPHKPVKSKKKRELRITCVPIKQPVANTTPPRNLDSRTFITIGDKNFEVEADDLVTISELGRGAYGVVEKVRHAQSGTIMAVKRIRATVNTQEQKRLLMDLDISMRTVDCFYTVTFYGALFREGDVWICMELMDTSLDKFYKKVLEKKKTIPEDILGKMAVSIVRALEHLHSKLSVIHRDVKPSNVLINKEGHVKMCDFGISGYLVDSVAKTMDAGCKPYMAPERINPELNQKGYNVKSDVWSLGITMIELAILRFPYESWGTPFQQLKQVVEEPSPQLPADRFSKEFVDFTAQCLRKNPAERMNYLELMEHPFFTLHDTKETDMASFVTEILGEDS from the exons ATTCCAAGGGATCCTTGGAGCCGCACAAACCAG tgaaaagcaagaagaagCGGGAGCTGAGGATAACATGTGTCCCCATCAAGCAGCCCGTTGCCAACACAAC GCCCCCGAGGAACCTGGACTCCAGGACATTCATCACCATCGGAGATAAA AACTTCGAGGTGGAAGCTGATGACCTGGTGACGATTTCGGAGCTGGGCCGTGGGGCTTACGGAGTGGTGGAGAAAGTCCGGCACGCGCAGAGCGGCACCATCATGGCCGTGAAG AGGATTCGAGCGACTGTGAACACTCAGGAGCAGAAGAGGCTGTTGATGGACTTGGATATCTCCATGAGGACGGTCGACTGCTTCTACACCGTCACCTTCTACGGAGCCCTCTTCCGAGAG GGCGACGTGTGGATCTGCATGGAGCTCATGGACACCTCCCTAGATAAATTCTACAAGAAAGTActagagaagaagaaaaccatCCCTGAAgacattttggggaaaatggCCGTGTCT ATCGTACGGGCTCTGGAGCATCTGCACAGTAAACTGTCCGTAATCCATAGAG ACGTGAAACCTTCCAACGTGCTCATCAACAAGGAGGGACACGTGAAAATGTGCGACTTCGGGATCAGCGGCTACTTGGTGGACTCGGTCGCAAAGACCATGGACGCCGGCTGCAAACCGTACATGGCT CCAGAAAGAATAAATCCTGAGCTGAACCAGAAGGGCTACAACGTGAAGTCGGATGTCTGGAGTCTGGGGATCACAATG aTCGAGCTGGCCATTCTCCGCTTCCCGTACGAGTCTTGGGGCACCCCCTTCCAGCAGCTCAAGCAAGTGGTGGAGGAGCCGTCGCCCCAGCTGCCTGCCGACCGCTTCTCCAAGGAGTTTGTGGACTTCACGGCGCAGTG cttaAGGAAGAACCCCGCTGAGCGAATGAACTATTTAGAACTTATG GAACACCCCTTCTTTACCTTGCACGACACCAAAGAGACTGACATGGCCTCCTTCGTGACAGAGATCCTCGGGGAAGACTCCTAA
- the MAP2K3 gene encoding dual specificity mitogen-activated protein kinase kinase 3 isoform X1 — protein MGACAPRPRPGLSHPLAAGGCCSPSGFGSGAGCREGRRCPNPGTAAFVWLRFGFAPGVAQPDSKGSLEPHKPVKSKKKRELRITCVPIKQPVANTTPPRNLDSRTFITIGDKNFEVEADDLVTISELGRGAYGVVEKVRHAQSGTIMAVKRIRATVNTQEQKRLLMDLDISMRTVDCFYTVTFYGALFREGDVWICMELMDTSLDKFYKKVLEKKKTIPEDILGKMAVSIVRALEHLHSKLSVIHRDVKPSNVLINKEGHVKMCDFGISGYLVDSVAKTMDAGCKPYMAPERINPELNQKGYNVKSDVWSLGITMIELAILRFPYESWGTPFQQLKQVVEEPSPQLPADRFSKEFVDFTAQCLRKNPAERMNYLELMEHPFFTLHDTKETDMASFVTEILGEDS, from the exons CTCCCAccccctggctgcaggaggatgctgcagcccctcagGTTTTggctctggggctggctgcagggagggaaggcGGTGCCCGAACCCGGGGACGGCAGCTTTCGTTTGGCTCCGTTTTGGGTTTGCTCCCGGCGTTGCTCAACCAG ATTCCAAGGGATCCTTGGAGCCGCACAAACCAG tgaaaagcaagaagaagCGGGAGCTGAGGATAACATGTGTCCCCATCAAGCAGCCCGTTGCCAACACAAC GCCCCCGAGGAACCTGGACTCCAGGACATTCATCACCATCGGAGATAAA AACTTCGAGGTGGAAGCTGATGACCTGGTGACGATTTCGGAGCTGGGCCGTGGGGCTTACGGAGTGGTGGAGAAAGTCCGGCACGCGCAGAGCGGCACCATCATGGCCGTGAAG AGGATTCGAGCGACTGTGAACACTCAGGAGCAGAAGAGGCTGTTGATGGACTTGGATATCTCCATGAGGACGGTCGACTGCTTCTACACCGTCACCTTCTACGGAGCCCTCTTCCGAGAG GGCGACGTGTGGATCTGCATGGAGCTCATGGACACCTCCCTAGATAAATTCTACAAGAAAGTActagagaagaagaaaaccatCCCTGAAgacattttggggaaaatggCCGTGTCT ATCGTACGGGCTCTGGAGCATCTGCACAGTAAACTGTCCGTAATCCATAGAG ACGTGAAACCTTCCAACGTGCTCATCAACAAGGAGGGACACGTGAAAATGTGCGACTTCGGGATCAGCGGCTACTTGGTGGACTCGGTCGCAAAGACCATGGACGCCGGCTGCAAACCGTACATGGCT CCAGAAAGAATAAATCCTGAGCTGAACCAGAAGGGCTACAACGTGAAGTCGGATGTCTGGAGTCTGGGGATCACAATG aTCGAGCTGGCCATTCTCCGCTTCCCGTACGAGTCTTGGGGCACCCCCTTCCAGCAGCTCAAGCAAGTGGTGGAGGAGCCGTCGCCCCAGCTGCCTGCCGACCGCTTCTCCAAGGAGTTTGTGGACTTCACGGCGCAGTG cttaAGGAAGAACCCCGCTGAGCGAATGAACTATTTAGAACTTATG GAACACCCCTTCTTTACCTTGCACGACACCAAAGAGACTGACATGGCCTCCTTCGTGACAGAGATCCTCGGGGAAGACTCCTAA
- the MAP2K3 gene encoding dual specificity mitogen-activated protein kinase kinase 3 isoform X4 — MSVPRDSKGSLEPHKPVKSKKKRELRITCVPIKQPVANTTPPRNLDSRTFITIGDKNFEVEADDLVTISELGRGAYGVVEKVRHAQSGTIMAVKRIRATVNTQEQKRLLMDLDISMRTVDCFYTVTFYGALFREGDVWICMELMDTSLDKFYKKVLEKKKTIPEDILGKMAVSIVRALEHLHSKLSVIHRDVKPSNVLINKEGHVKMCDFGISGYLVDSVAKTMDAGCKPYMAPERINPELNQKGYNVKSDVWSLGITMIELAILRFPYESWGTPFQQLKQVVEEPSPQLPADRFSKEFVDFTAQCLRKNPAERMNYLELMEHPFFTLHDTKETDMASFVTEILGEDS; from the exons ATTCCAAGGGATCCTTGGAGCCGCACAAACCAG tgaaaagcaagaagaagCGGGAGCTGAGGATAACATGTGTCCCCATCAAGCAGCCCGTTGCCAACACAAC GCCCCCGAGGAACCTGGACTCCAGGACATTCATCACCATCGGAGATAAA AACTTCGAGGTGGAAGCTGATGACCTGGTGACGATTTCGGAGCTGGGCCGTGGGGCTTACGGAGTGGTGGAGAAAGTCCGGCACGCGCAGAGCGGCACCATCATGGCCGTGAAG AGGATTCGAGCGACTGTGAACACTCAGGAGCAGAAGAGGCTGTTGATGGACTTGGATATCTCCATGAGGACGGTCGACTGCTTCTACACCGTCACCTTCTACGGAGCCCTCTTCCGAGAG GGCGACGTGTGGATCTGCATGGAGCTCATGGACACCTCCCTAGATAAATTCTACAAGAAAGTActagagaagaagaaaaccatCCCTGAAgacattttggggaaaatggCCGTGTCT ATCGTACGGGCTCTGGAGCATCTGCACAGTAAACTGTCCGTAATCCATAGAG ACGTGAAACCTTCCAACGTGCTCATCAACAAGGAGGGACACGTGAAAATGTGCGACTTCGGGATCAGCGGCTACTTGGTGGACTCGGTCGCAAAGACCATGGACGCCGGCTGCAAACCGTACATGGCT CCAGAAAGAATAAATCCTGAGCTGAACCAGAAGGGCTACAACGTGAAGTCGGATGTCTGGAGTCTGGGGATCACAATG aTCGAGCTGGCCATTCTCCGCTTCCCGTACGAGTCTTGGGGCACCCCCTTCCAGCAGCTCAAGCAAGTGGTGGAGGAGCCGTCGCCCCAGCTGCCTGCCGACCGCTTCTCCAAGGAGTTTGTGGACTTCACGGCGCAGTG cttaAGGAAGAACCCCGCTGAGCGAATGAACTATTTAGAACTTATG GAACACCCCTTCTTTACCTTGCACGACACCAAAGAGACTGACATGGCCTCCTTCGTGACAGAGATCCTCGGGGAAGACTCCTAA
- the MAP2K3 gene encoding dual specificity mitogen-activated protein kinase kinase 3 isoform X6: protein MESRDSKGSLEPHKPVKSKKKRELRITCVPIKQPVANTTPPRNLDSRTFITIGDKNFEVEADDLVTISELGRGAYGVVEKVRHAQSGTIMAVKRIRATVNTQEQKRLLMDLDISMRTVDCFYTVTFYGALFREGDVWICMELMDTSLDKFYKKVLEKKKTIPEDILGKMAVSIVRALEHLHSKLSVIHRDVKPSNVLINKEGHVKMCDFGISGYLVDSVAKTMDAGCKPYMAPERINPELNQKGYNVKSDVWSLGITMIELAILRFPYESWGTPFQQLKQVVEEPSPQLPADRFSKEFVDFTAQCLRKNPAERMNYLELMEHPFFTLHDTKETDMASFVTEILGEDS from the exons ATTCCAAGGGATCCTTGGAGCCGCACAAACCAG tgaaaagcaagaagaagCGGGAGCTGAGGATAACATGTGTCCCCATCAAGCAGCCCGTTGCCAACACAAC GCCCCCGAGGAACCTGGACTCCAGGACATTCATCACCATCGGAGATAAA AACTTCGAGGTGGAAGCTGATGACCTGGTGACGATTTCGGAGCTGGGCCGTGGGGCTTACGGAGTGGTGGAGAAAGTCCGGCACGCGCAGAGCGGCACCATCATGGCCGTGAAG AGGATTCGAGCGACTGTGAACACTCAGGAGCAGAAGAGGCTGTTGATGGACTTGGATATCTCCATGAGGACGGTCGACTGCTTCTACACCGTCACCTTCTACGGAGCCCTCTTCCGAGAG GGCGACGTGTGGATCTGCATGGAGCTCATGGACACCTCCCTAGATAAATTCTACAAGAAAGTActagagaagaagaaaaccatCCCTGAAgacattttggggaaaatggCCGTGTCT ATCGTACGGGCTCTGGAGCATCTGCACAGTAAACTGTCCGTAATCCATAGAG ACGTGAAACCTTCCAACGTGCTCATCAACAAGGAGGGACACGTGAAAATGTGCGACTTCGGGATCAGCGGCTACTTGGTGGACTCGGTCGCAAAGACCATGGACGCCGGCTGCAAACCGTACATGGCT CCAGAAAGAATAAATCCTGAGCTGAACCAGAAGGGCTACAACGTGAAGTCGGATGTCTGGAGTCTGGGGATCACAATG aTCGAGCTGGCCATTCTCCGCTTCCCGTACGAGTCTTGGGGCACCCCCTTCCAGCAGCTCAAGCAAGTGGTGGAGGAGCCGTCGCCCCAGCTGCCTGCCGACCGCTTCTCCAAGGAGTTTGTGGACTTCACGGCGCAGTG cttaAGGAAGAACCCCGCTGAGCGAATGAACTATTTAGAACTTATG GAACACCCCTTCTTTACCTTGCACGACACCAAAGAGACTGACATGGCCTCCTTCGTGACAGAGATCCTCGGGGAAGACTCCTAA
- the MAP2K3 gene encoding dual specificity mitogen-activated protein kinase kinase 3 isoform X5, with translation MDKKQDSKGSLEPHKPVKSKKKRELRITCVPIKQPVANTTPPRNLDSRTFITIGDKNFEVEADDLVTISELGRGAYGVVEKVRHAQSGTIMAVKRIRATVNTQEQKRLLMDLDISMRTVDCFYTVTFYGALFREGDVWICMELMDTSLDKFYKKVLEKKKTIPEDILGKMAVSIVRALEHLHSKLSVIHRDVKPSNVLINKEGHVKMCDFGISGYLVDSVAKTMDAGCKPYMAPERINPELNQKGYNVKSDVWSLGITMIELAILRFPYESWGTPFQQLKQVVEEPSPQLPADRFSKEFVDFTAQCLRKNPAERMNYLELMEHPFFTLHDTKETDMASFVTEILGEDS, from the exons ATTCCAAGGGATCCTTGGAGCCGCACAAACCAG tgaaaagcaagaagaagCGGGAGCTGAGGATAACATGTGTCCCCATCAAGCAGCCCGTTGCCAACACAAC GCCCCCGAGGAACCTGGACTCCAGGACATTCATCACCATCGGAGATAAA AACTTCGAGGTGGAAGCTGATGACCTGGTGACGATTTCGGAGCTGGGCCGTGGGGCTTACGGAGTGGTGGAGAAAGTCCGGCACGCGCAGAGCGGCACCATCATGGCCGTGAAG AGGATTCGAGCGACTGTGAACACTCAGGAGCAGAAGAGGCTGTTGATGGACTTGGATATCTCCATGAGGACGGTCGACTGCTTCTACACCGTCACCTTCTACGGAGCCCTCTTCCGAGAG GGCGACGTGTGGATCTGCATGGAGCTCATGGACACCTCCCTAGATAAATTCTACAAGAAAGTActagagaagaagaaaaccatCCCTGAAgacattttggggaaaatggCCGTGTCT ATCGTACGGGCTCTGGAGCATCTGCACAGTAAACTGTCCGTAATCCATAGAG ACGTGAAACCTTCCAACGTGCTCATCAACAAGGAGGGACACGTGAAAATGTGCGACTTCGGGATCAGCGGCTACTTGGTGGACTCGGTCGCAAAGACCATGGACGCCGGCTGCAAACCGTACATGGCT CCAGAAAGAATAAATCCTGAGCTGAACCAGAAGGGCTACAACGTGAAGTCGGATGTCTGGAGTCTGGGGATCACAATG aTCGAGCTGGCCATTCTCCGCTTCCCGTACGAGTCTTGGGGCACCCCCTTCCAGCAGCTCAAGCAAGTGGTGGAGGAGCCGTCGCCCCAGCTGCCTGCCGACCGCTTCTCCAAGGAGTTTGTGGACTTCACGGCGCAGTG cttaAGGAAGAACCCCGCTGAGCGAATGAACTATTTAGAACTTATG GAACACCCCTTCTTTACCTTGCACGACACCAAAGAGACTGACATGGCCTCCTTCGTGACAGAGATCCTCGGGGAAGACTCCTAA